Proteins found in one Candidatus Methylomirabilis limnetica genomic segment:
- a CDS encoding DUF6036 family nucleotidyltransferase, with translation MSALTIDQLTALLAAYTHETGVPVDLLLVGGLALQAYGYTDRATQDVDGEVAGDPEHLSAFLRRHHVPADLGENLSSWSVIAMPPGYRDRAVVHHTRPGLRLRLLHPTDFVIAKLRRGTELDLDDAEYVARRFHVTSDTVRQAAEAALAVSPKDTVLFLFRITVQVFCARLSNAGTPPLEKGAGGFLRNT, from the coding sequence TTGTCTGCGCTCACGATTGATCAACTGACTGCGCTGCTTGCCGCCTACACCCATGAGACTGGGGTGCCTGTAGACCTTCTTCTGGTGGGTGGCCTCGCGCTCCAGGCGTATGGCTACACGGATCGCGCGACACAGGATGTGGACGGCGAGGTTGCCGGAGATCCTGAACACCTGAGCGCATTTCTGCGGCGACACCACGTCCCGGCCGACCTCGGAGAGAATCTCTCAAGCTGGTCAGTCATTGCCATGCCGCCTGGCTACCGCGATCGAGCCGTCGTACACCATACGCGACCTGGTCTTCGCCTGCGGCTCTTACACCCCACCGATTTCGTGATCGCAAAGCTCCGGCGTGGGACCGAGCTTGACCTGGACGATGCTGAGTATGTGGCGCGGCGGTTCCACGTGACTTCGGACACCGTGCGGCAGGCTGCGGAAGCGGCCCTCGCCGTCTCCCCGAAGGATACGGTGCTTTTCCTGTTCCGCATAACGGTCCAGGTGTTCTGTGCCCGACTGTCCAATGCGGGGACGCCCCCTTTGGAAAAGGGGGCGGGGGGGTTTTTACGGAACACTTAG